A DNA window from Halomicrobium mukohataei DSM 12286 contains the following coding sequences:
- a CDS encoding serine/threonine-protein kinase RIO2 encodes MVQNVAREMADLEPEDFHLLSGVEQGMRFSEYVDREKLPQFSRLTAEDVDYRLDRCEDRGFLERKTMQYEGFKLTFEGYDALALHALVERGTIEGFGAPLGVGKESDVFEVSSYKPMALKFHREGYTQFREVNKEREYTADRDHVSWQYTARKAAEREYDALETLYPDVRVPQPIDTNRHAIVMEKIDGVELSRTKLDDQQVRPVLELILTEMGTAYDDGYVHADMSEYNVFVGTDGITIFDWPQAVPADHANADELLARDVENILGYFQRKYPRFVDDIEVDAVADALLAGEFESLSDHD; translated from the coding sequence ATGGTCCAGAACGTCGCACGCGAGATGGCAGATCTCGAACCCGAGGACTTTCACCTCCTCTCGGGCGTCGAGCAGGGGATGCGCTTCTCGGAGTACGTCGACCGCGAGAAGCTCCCGCAGTTCTCGCGACTGACCGCCGAAGACGTGGACTACCGACTGGACCGCTGTGAAGACCGGGGCTTCCTGGAGCGCAAGACCATGCAGTACGAGGGGTTCAAGCTCACGTTCGAGGGGTACGACGCCCTCGCACTGCACGCGCTGGTCGAGCGGGGGACGATCGAGGGGTTCGGTGCCCCGCTGGGGGTCGGCAAGGAGAGCGACGTGTTCGAAGTCAGCTCCTACAAGCCCATGGCCCTGAAGTTCCACCGCGAGGGGTACACCCAGTTTCGGGAAGTCAACAAGGAACGGGAGTACACCGCCGACCGCGATCACGTCTCCTGGCAGTACACCGCACGGAAGGCCGCCGAGCGCGAGTACGACGCACTGGAGACGCTGTACCCGGACGTACGCGTTCCCCAGCCCATCGACACCAACCGCCACGCGATCGTCATGGAGAAGATCGACGGCGTCGAGCTCTCTCGAACGAAACTCGACGACCAGCAGGTGCGACCCGTGCTGGAACTGATCCTCACAGAGATGGGGACGGCCTACGACGACGGGTACGTCCACGCGGACATGAGCGAGTACAACGTGTTCGTCGGCACCGACGGAATCACGATCTTCGACTGGCCCCAGGCCGTGCCGGCCGACCACGCGAACGCCGACGAGTTGCTGGCCCGCGACGTGGAGAACATCCTCGGGTACTTCCAGCGGAAATACCCCCGGTTCGTCGACGACATCGAGGTCGACGCCGTCGCCGACGCGTTGCTCGCAGGCGAGTTCGAGTCGCTGTCTGACCACGACTGA
- a CDS encoding DUF4350 domain-containing protein, with protein MELRDAALKAGVFVAVFLVVATLTGLGSIPVPVDGNETAPLTVQSHQPEAILADSSAEAGEIEPDATASEKTVVIDQSHNNSVAPGDISPLVTSLTAAGHDVQFYTDAMADRQSLGETLSDADAFVVIAPNDQYNESERRRVEQFAEDGGRVLLVNEPPRQAARGATASTPMTNLAGVFGLGFDGGYLYDLREYDTNHRAVYATPASETALTEGVDRVTAYTARPVVGGSSLLDTNESTALSTTRRQARYSVLARQGNAVALGDRSLLGTDYAYTADNEVLIGNLIEFLVSGSR; from the coding sequence GTGGAGCTGCGTGACGCGGCGCTCAAAGCCGGCGTCTTCGTCGCCGTGTTCCTGGTCGTCGCCACCCTGACCGGGCTCGGATCGATCCCCGTCCCGGTCGACGGGAACGAGACCGCGCCCCTGACCGTCCAGAGCCATCAGCCCGAGGCGATCCTCGCGGACTCGTCGGCCGAAGCCGGCGAGATCGAGCCCGACGCGACCGCGAGCGAGAAGACCGTCGTCATCGACCAGAGCCACAACAACAGCGTCGCGCCCGGCGACATCAGCCCGCTCGTCACGAGCCTGACGGCGGCCGGTCACGACGTGCAGTTCTACACCGACGCGATGGCCGACCGCCAGTCCCTCGGCGAGACGCTCTCGGATGCCGACGCGTTCGTCGTGATCGCTCCGAACGACCAGTACAACGAGAGCGAACGGCGTCGCGTCGAGCAGTTCGCCGAGGACGGCGGTCGCGTGCTGCTGGTCAACGAACCCCCGCGACAGGCCGCTCGCGGGGCCACCGCGTCGACCCCGATGACGAATCTCGCCGGAGTCTTCGGGCTCGGATTCGACGGCGGCTACCTCTACGATCTGCGCGAGTACGACACCAACCACCGGGCCGTCTACGCGACCCCAGCGAGCGAGACGGCGCTGACGGAGGGTGTCGACCGAGTCACGGCGTACACCGCTCGCCCGGTCGTCGGTGGCTCCTCGCTGCTCGACACCAACGAATCGACCGCGCTCTCGACGACCCGTCGCCAGGCGCGGTACTCGGTGCTCGCCCGCCAGGGCAACGCCGTCGCGCTGGGCGATCGATCGTTGCTCGGCACGGACTACGCCTACACTGCCGACAACGAAGTGTTGATCGGGAATCTGATCGAGTTCCTGGTCTCGGGCTCGCGGTAG
- a CDS encoding S49 family peptidase, which yields MANPIDNYVKTLLTSYTVIIVVALLIGAAVGPAVSSALFQSDDEGTIAAVTIQGPISGPTADEVTRQLRTLRTDDSIDAVVLRIDSGGGSVAASEAQYRAVKRLAREKPVVTSVRGVAASGAYYTALPSDEIYATPGGLVGSVGVRALIPQPDGVPRSVTTGPDKAGGLTGDDIRGQVETLKRSFVDSVYAERGDRLSLSRTELTNAKVYSGAAAVDNGLADEIGGLETAIAAAAEKAGLDSYDVVYRSTTPGVLSLLLGSDANSTDAGQVDRASLLTTRGIERPQYLMLWGDLNTSAREVRASGAA from the coding sequence ATGGCGAATCCGATCGACAACTACGTCAAGACGCTGTTGACCTCCTACACGGTCATCATCGTCGTCGCCCTCCTGATCGGTGCCGCGGTCGGCCCCGCCGTCTCGTCGGCGCTGTTCCAGAGCGACGACGAGGGAACGATAGCCGCCGTGACCATCCAGGGACCGATCAGCGGCCCCACCGCCGACGAGGTGACTCGGCAACTCCGAACGCTCCGGACGGACGATTCGATCGACGCCGTGGTCCTTCGCATCGACAGCGGCGGTGGGAGCGTCGCGGCGAGTGAAGCACAGTACCGGGCGGTCAAGCGACTCGCCCGCGAGAAACCGGTCGTCACGAGCGTCCGGGGCGTCGCGGCCTCGGGTGCGTACTACACGGCCCTGCCCAGCGACGAGATCTACGCGACGCCGGGCGGACTGGTCGGGAGCGTCGGGGTACGCGCCCTGATTCCCCAGCCCGACGGCGTCCCCCGCTCCGTGACGACCGGTCCCGACAAGGCCGGCGGGCTCACCGGTGACGACATCCGTGGCCAGGTCGAGACGCTCAAACGCTCGTTCGTCGATTCGGTGTACGCCGAACGCGGCGATCGACTCTCCCTGTCGCGCACGGAGCTGACGAACGCGAAGGTGTACTCCGGCGCGGCCGCCGTCGACAACGGACTCGCCGACGAGATCGGCGGGCTGGAGACGGCCATCGCCGCCGCGGCGGAGAAGGCGGGCCTCGACTCCTACGACGTGGTGTACCGCTCGACGACGCCCGGCGTGCTCTCTTTGCTGCTCGGATCGGACGCCAACAGCACCGACGCCGGCCAGGTCGATCGCGCGTCGCTGTTGACGACGCGTGGCATCGAACGCCCCCAGTACCTGATGCTCTGGGGCGATCTGAACACGTCCGCTCGGGAGGTGCGTGCCAGTGGAGCTGCGTGA
- a CDS encoding C-terminal binding protein, producing the protein MSEVLVSDDPMLDPSALADALPDATIRTEPLPDEHAIVEAARDAAALVVDVNTPVPAGVFEQLPALQIVARAGVGFENVDVEAAAEHDVVVTNVPEYCTDEVATHGLALLLDCVRKIAEYDRATAAGEWAWEDGRPVHRFPDTTLGLVSFGPIARRLRERVRGFDLDVIAYDPYVDPEEMAAADVEGVSFEELLARADHVSLHAPLTDETEGLIDADALGAMRDHAIVVNTARGGLIDEAALTDALADGAIGAAGLDVSRREPPADDSPLRALDNCILTPHAGWYSVEAREELNETVARNVAAALDGETPPNRIDPDLDWL; encoded by the coding sequence ATGAGCGAAGTTCTCGTCAGCGACGACCCGATGCTCGATCCTAGCGCGCTCGCCGACGCGTTGCCCGACGCGACCATCCGAACCGAACCGCTGCCCGACGAGCACGCGATCGTCGAGGCCGCTCGCGACGCCGCGGCGCTGGTGGTCGACGTGAACACGCCGGTGCCCGCGGGCGTCTTCGAGCAACTGCCCGCACTCCAGATCGTCGCTCGCGCGGGCGTCGGCTTCGAGAACGTCGACGTCGAGGCCGCGGCCGAACACGACGTGGTCGTCACCAACGTCCCGGAGTACTGTACCGACGAGGTCGCGACCCACGGGCTGGCGCTCCTGTTGGACTGCGTGCGAAAGATCGCCGAGTACGACCGCGCGACCGCGGCCGGCGAGTGGGCCTGGGAGGACGGGCGGCCGGTCCACCGGTTCCCCGACACGACGCTCGGGCTCGTCTCCTTCGGCCCGATCGCGCGCCGACTCCGCGAACGCGTTCGAGGGTTCGATCTCGACGTGATCGCGTACGACCCCTACGTCGATCCCGAGGAGATGGCCGCGGCCGACGTAGAGGGAGTCTCCTTCGAGGAGCTGCTCGCGCGGGCGGATCACGTCTCCCTGCACGCGCCCCTGACCGACGAGACCGAGGGGCTGATCGACGCCGACGCGCTCGGGGCCATGCGGGACCACGCGATCGTCGTCAACACGGCCCGCGGCGGTCTGATCGACGAGGCGGCGCTGACCGACGCACTCGCGGACGGCGCGATCGGCGCTGCCGGGCTCGACGTGTCCCGCCGCGAGCCCCCGGCCGACGACAGCCCGCTGCGCGCGCTCGACAACTGCATCCTGACGCCACACGCCGGCTGGTACTCCGTCGAGGCGCGCGAGGAGCTCAACGAGACCGTGGCTCGCAACGTCGCGGCCGCGCTGGACGGCGAGACGCCGCCGAACCGAATCGACCCTGATCTCGACTGGCTCTGA
- a CDS encoding Hvo_1808 family surface protein, with product MRRVAALALLVVLAGCLGAVNDLNPADRDRQADEDQIGWEDGYWYDDSVSVTTADGLNASERAAVLARSKARVERIRDREFDGNVSVEVISRAEYRNQSRGPGGTGPDDPWNDQVWEALLLVGEDSGTSEAMGETYNSSVQGYYSPASDNITIVSDSPTPTIDRSTLSHELVHALQDQYDNLESSPETQDRQLAQQSVTEGEANYVQWTYEDRCENRWQCLSPPGGDGSGESSGGGAPTDGVFVTIYQPYATGPGLIDQQYGRNRWDGVERLYENPPDSTEQVIHPDRYPDEEPVNVTVPDRSSDEWERFDHEPVADTAGEASIFAMLYTNDAVEPEQWFRYRSDASAGWGGDSIVPYRDGSGGYGYVWTIEWDSPGDAREFEAAYTSILDDKGAARPTETVYRVPDSDAFGDAFRVTRSGSRVRIVNAPTVDDLDDVHERPS from the coding sequence ATGCGTAGGGTCGCAGCTCTCGCCCTGCTGGTCGTCCTCGCGGGCTGTCTCGGTGCCGTGAACGACCTGAACCCCGCCGACCGCGACCGCCAGGCCGACGAGGACCAGATCGGCTGGGAAGACGGCTACTGGTACGACGACAGCGTGTCGGTGACCACCGCGGACGGTCTCAACGCCAGCGAACGGGCGGCGGTCCTGGCCCGGAGCAAGGCCCGCGTCGAGCGGATTCGCGACCGGGAGTTCGACGGCAACGTCAGCGTCGAGGTGATCAGCCGCGCCGAGTACCGCAACCAGTCGCGTGGTCCCGGCGGGACCGGACCGGACGATCCCTGGAACGATCAGGTGTGGGAAGCACTGCTGCTGGTCGGCGAGGACTCGGGCACCAGCGAGGCCATGGGCGAGACCTACAACTCCTCGGTCCAGGGGTACTACAGTCCGGCCTCGGACAACATCACGATCGTCAGCGACTCGCCGACGCCGACCATCGATCGCTCGACGCTGTCTCACGAGCTGGTCCACGCCTTGCAAGACCAGTACGACAACCTGGAGTCGTCCCCGGAGACCCAGGATCGCCAGCTCGCACAGCAAAGCGTCACCGAGGGCGAGGCCAACTACGTCCAGTGGACATACGAGGACCGCTGTGAGAACCGCTGGCAGTGTCTCTCTCCGCCCGGCGGCGACGGCAGCGGCGAGAGCTCCGGCGGGGGCGCGCCGACCGACGGCGTCTTCGTGACGATCTACCAGCCCTACGCGACCGGGCCGGGACTGATCGACCAGCAGTACGGCCGGAACCGCTGGGACGGCGTCGAACGACTGTACGAGAACCCGCCCGACAGCACCGAGCAGGTGATCCACCCGGACCGGTACCCCGACGAGGAGCCGGTGAACGTGACCGTCCCCGACCGCAGTAGCGACGAGTGGGAGCGGTTCGACCACGAGCCGGTCGCGGACACCGCCGGTGAAGCGTCGATCTTCGCGATGCTGTACACCAACGACGCCGTCGAACCCGAGCAGTGGTTCCGGTACCGCAGCGACGCCTCCGCGGGCTGGGGCGGGGACTCGATCGTCCCCTACCGTGACGGATCGGGTGGCTACGGCTACGTCTGGACCATCGAGTGGGACTCGCCGGGCGACGCCAGGGAGTTCGAGGCGGCTTACACGTCGATTCTCGACGACAAGGGCGCGGCGCGACCGACCGAGACCGTCTACCGGGTTCCCGACTCCGACGCCTTCGGGGACGCCTTCCGAGTCACTCGCTCTGGAAGTCGGGTCCGCATCGTCAACGCTCCGACGGTCGACGATCTCGACGACGTACACGAGCGACCGTCGTAA
- a CDS encoding Hvo_1808 family surface protein, with protein MYRAALLAALLVLAGCQAPSAGPSAASPVHETTGTDAPEPTATPTSVDTDDGPPDPETDRIGWENGYWHNESLDVTNSDGLNESEREAVVARSMARVESVREREFDETVPVSVIDRSTYRNRSTPASNATSARFDNGKFEALFLIGEDRDALAAQNAALSQSVLGYYSPARDEIVIVADSETPQLDGEATLAHELVHALQDQQFDLTNGTVTTRDAYQGRNGIVEGDASFVERRYTANCGATWSCLDSADSTQSGGGDSHFGLNFLQFFPYSDGPGFVEHRYEAGGWAAVDAAFADRPDGATEVIYPEQYPEWEPATVSLPDRSNDEWERVRPPGRADYAVVGQSAIAASLAYTVTDDYEDASVVRARDVINFEADGKVDGDDPYNYDVPAARGWAGGKLFVYENGERSGYVWRTRWTNESEAAEFASTWSAVVRHWGGEETEENVWTIGEDSPFTDAVRIERSGATVTVVDAPDAAALEAVHDA; from the coding sequence ATGTATCGCGCCGCCCTGCTCGCTGCGCTGCTCGTTCTTGCCGGCTGTCAGGCTCCGTCGGCCGGCCCGTCGGCGGCGTCCCCCGTACACGAGACGACGGGGACCGACGCCCCCGAGCCGACGGCCACGCCCACATCTGTCGACACTGACGACGGCCCGCCGGATCCCGAGACGGATCGGATCGGCTGGGAGAACGGATACTGGCACAACGAATCGCTGGACGTGACCAACAGCGACGGCCTCAACGAGAGCGAACGCGAGGCCGTCGTCGCCCGCTCGATGGCCCGCGTCGAGTCGGTCCGAGAACGCGAGTTCGACGAGACGGTCCCGGTCAGCGTGATCGACCGGTCGACGTACCGGAACCGCTCTACCCCCGCGTCGAACGCGACGAGCGCGCGCTTCGACAACGGCAAGTTCGAGGCTTTGTTCCTGATCGGCGAGGACAGGGACGCGCTGGCGGCACAGAACGCCGCGCTGAGCCAGAGCGTGCTCGGCTACTACAGTCCGGCCCGCGACGAGATCGTCATCGTCGCCGACAGCGAGACGCCACAGCTCGACGGCGAGGCGACGCTCGCCCACGAACTGGTCCACGCCTTGCAAGACCAGCAGTTCGACCTGACCAACGGGACCGTGACGACCCGCGACGCCTATCAGGGCCGCAACGGGATCGTCGAGGGCGACGCCTCCTTCGTCGAGCGGCGCTACACCGCCAACTGCGGCGCCACCTGGTCCTGTCTCGACTCGGCCGACAGCACGCAAAGCGGCGGCGGTGACAGTCACTTCGGGCTGAACTTCCTCCAGTTCTTCCCCTACAGCGACGGTCCCGGCTTCGTCGAGCATCGCTACGAGGCCGGCGGCTGGGCGGCCGTCGACGCCGCGTTCGCGGACCGGCCCGACGGTGCGACGGAAGTGATCTACCCCGAACAGTACCCCGAGTGGGAGCCGGCGACCGTCTCCCTGCCCGACCGCAGTAACGACGAGTGGGAGCGGGTCCGACCGCCGGGACGCGCCGACTACGCCGTCGTCGGCCAGTCCGCCATCGCGGCGTCGCTCGCCTACACCGTTACCGACGACTACGAAGACGCCAGCGTGGTGCGGGCCCGCGACGTGATCAACTTCGAGGCCGACGGCAAAGTCGACGGGGACGATCCGTACAACTACGACGTGCCGGCCGCCCGCGGCTGGGCCGGCGGCAAACTGTTCGTCTACGAGAACGGCGAGCGGTCGGGCTACGTCTGGCGGACCCGCTGGACCAACGAGAGCGAGGCGGCCGAGTTCGCAAGCACCTGGAGCGCGGTCGTCCGCCACTGGGGCGGCGAGGAAACCGAGGAGAACGTCTGGACGATCGGCGAGGACAGTCCCTTCACCGACGCCGTCAGGATCGAACGCTCCGGCGCGACGGTGACGGTCGTCGACGCGCCCGACGCGGCGGCATTGGAGGCGGTACACGATGCGTAG
- a CDS encoding cysteine hydrolase family protein — MEFEPARTALVVVDMQNGFCHPDGALYAPDSEAAIEPCRELVERAREAGASVVFTRDVHPPEQFEDAHYYDEFDRWGEHVIEGSWETELVAQLEPAEDDLVVVKHTYDAFYETQLEGWLDAHGIDDLVVCGTLANVCVLHTASSAGLRDFRPVLVEDAIGAIEDDHREYALDHADWLFGEVTERGEITFA, encoded by the coding sequence ATGGAGTTCGAGCCAGCACGAACCGCACTCGTCGTCGTCGACATGCAAAACGGCTTCTGTCACCCGGACGGGGCGCTGTACGCGCCCGACAGCGAGGCGGCCATCGAGCCCTGCCGCGAGCTGGTCGAGCGCGCACGCGAGGCCGGTGCCAGCGTCGTCTTCACCCGCGACGTACACCCGCCCGAACAGTTCGAAGACGCACACTACTACGACGAGTTCGACCGCTGGGGCGAGCACGTCATCGAGGGGTCCTGGGAGACGGAGCTGGTCGCACAGCTCGAACCGGCCGAAGACGACCTCGTCGTCGTCAAACACACCTACGACGCCTTCTACGAGACCCAGCTGGAGGGGTGGCTCGACGCCCACGGGATCGACGACCTCGTCGTCTGCGGCACGCTCGCGAACGTTTGCGTGTTGCACACGGCCTCCAGCGCCGGCCTGCGCGACTTCCGCCCGGTGCTGGTCGAAGACGCCATCGGCGCGATCGAGGACGACCACCGCGAGTACGCACTGGACCACGCGGACTGGCTGTTCGGCGAGGTGACCGAGCGCGGCGAGATCACCTTCGCTTGA
- a CDS encoding sugar ABC transporter permease, whose amino-acid sequence MSLLSTVGRKLVEDTRNVLLTPVEAARDIRYTVRGVRNGEIPPTDPLKTVGATVGALLLVLLLLFPVYWILQAALSGTGASLYSSNGLSLLPEDPTLQPFIWVIGDLVVPAYNVTVDIPLTGQSLVFSTPELTFLDASAHGVDRPSQFKHFLWNSVTVAIPTVIISMCLIVPAAYALSRREFIFRRKILFLYVLMTQVGGGLGIALLIGLYAIYVQFGLNDSKLALAVYYAATAVPFNTWLLKTYMDGIPVSYEEAAVVDGAPPWRVVTEVIIPLSTAGLATVLIFTFLTGWTEFVVAQTLLTTENYTLPVGLYALIDEYSIPWARFSAFALTFATPIMLVYLFAQRYIEGGLSFSGMEG is encoded by the coding sequence ATGAGCCTCCTGTCGACGGTCGGCCGGAAGCTCGTCGAGGACACGAGAAACGTCCTCCTCACCCCCGTCGAGGCGGCCCGAGACATCAGGTATACGGTACGTGGTGTGCGGAACGGTGAGATCCCACCAACGGACCCCCTGAAGACGGTCGGCGCGACGGTCGGGGCCCTGCTGCTGGTCCTGCTACTACTGTTTCCCGTGTACTGGATCCTGCAAGCGGCGCTGTCGGGCACCGGTGCGTCGCTGTACTCCTCGAATGGGCTCTCGCTGTTGCCCGAAGATCCGACGCTCCAGCCGTTCATCTGGGTGATCGGTGACCTCGTCGTTCCCGCCTACAACGTCACGGTGGACATCCCGCTGACCGGACAGTCGCTCGTGTTCAGTACCCCCGAGCTCACGTTCCTGGACGCGTCGGCCCACGGAGTCGATCGACCGTCCCAGTTCAAGCACTTCCTCTGGAACAGCGTTACAGTCGCGATACCGACGGTGATCATCTCGATGTGTCTGATCGTGCCGGCGGCCTACGCCCTCTCGCGGCGGGAGTTTATCTTCCGGCGAAAGATCCTGTTCCTCTACGTACTGATGACGCAGGTCGGTGGAGGGCTCGGTATCGCACTGCTAATCGGGTTGTACGCCATCTACGTCCAGTTCGGGCTCAACGACAGCAAGCTCGCGCTCGCGGTGTACTACGCGGCGACAGCCGTCCCGTTCAACACGTGGCTGCTGAAGACCTACATGGACGGGATTCCGGTCTCGTACGAGGAGGCCGCCGTCGTCGACGGCGCGCCGCCGTGGCGTGTCGTGACGGAGGTCATCATCCCGCTCTCAACGGCCGGCCTGGCGACGGTGTTGATCTTCACGTTCCTGACCGGCTGGACGGAGTTCGTCGTCGCACAGACACTGCTGACGACGGAAAACTACACGCTCCCGGTTGGCCTGTACGCGCTGATCGACGAGTACTCAATCCCGTGGGCGCGCTTCTCGGCGTTCGCACTGACGTTCGCAACGCCGATCATGCTCGTCTACCTGTTCGCACAGCGCTACATAGAGGGGGGACTCTCGTTCAGTGGGATGGAGGGATAG
- a CDS encoding carbohydrate ABC transporter permease, translated as MRTVSRLTQRVERIPFIEQEDYSLLFVLPGLFVFAAFMLFPVLYLVGLSFTDAAPANLFAGEGSFAVLTFGEATFVGLKNYTDVLADPEFWNSFGVTWLYVATSVALKLGLSISVAMVVTSDRVRGRRIMRSLIILPMGLPAIFTITVWRSMFSSADFGLINQLFEQFGAEPVAWLSTRWPAFFAYNVTEMWLAYPFMVIITVSALQDVPEELHEAATVDGAGFLARFIHVTLPSIKRPVLFAAILTAAASFQQFLIPFVFNQGGPARANELIVVYGYREALSFSQYGRGAAISLIAVVFIGVFMWINVKRGKLADGVSDE; from the coding sequence ATGAGAACAGTGTCACGCCTCACACAACGAGTCGAGCGGATCCCCTTCATCGAGCAGGAGGACTACTCGCTCCTGTTCGTGCTCCCGGGGTTGTTCGTGTTCGCAGCGTTCATGCTGTTCCCCGTCCTGTACCTCGTCGGCCTCTCGTTTACCGATGCGGCGCCAGCGAACCTCTTCGCCGGTGAGGGGTCGTTCGCGGTGTTGACCTTCGGTGAGGCGACCTTTGTCGGACTCAAGAACTATACCGACGTGCTCGCCGATCCCGAGTTCTGGAACTCCTTCGGGGTGACGTGGCTGTACGTGGCCACGAGCGTCGCCCTGAAACTCGGCTTGAGCATCAGCGTCGCGATGGTCGTCACCAGCGATCGGGTGCGCGGACGGCGAATCATGCGGTCACTCATCATCCTCCCGATGGGACTGCCAGCGATCTTTACGATCACCGTCTGGCGATCGATGTTCAGTTCTGCCGATTTCGGACTGATCAATCAGCTCTTCGAACAGTTCGGTGCCGAGCCCGTTGCGTGGCTCTCGACCCGATGGCCGGCCTTTTTCGCGTACAACGTCACGGAGATGTGGCTGGCGTACCCGTTCATGGTAATCATCACAGTTAGTGCCCTGCAGGACGTACCCGAAGAGTTGCACGAGGCGGCGACGGTCGACGGCGCGGGCTTTCTCGCCCGATTCATCCACGTCACGCTGCCATCGATCAAGCGGCCAGTGCTGTTCGCAGCGATTCTGACGGCCGCCGCGTCGTTCCAGCAGTTCCTGATCCCTTTCGTGTTCAACCAGGGTGGACCGGCGCGAGCGAACGAACTCATCGTCGTCTACGGGTACAGAGAGGCCCTCTCCTTCTCCCAGTACGGCCGCGGGGCAGCGATCAGCCTCATTGCGGTCGTCTTCATCGGCGTGTTCATGTGGATCAACGTCAAACGTGGCAAGCTCGCTGACGGGGTGTCTGACGAATGA
- a CDS encoding extracellular solute-binding protein has translation MGFDRRTLLKHIGATGTIAAVGGCVGVEEQGTDADAGGGESSNGTDSTTEEPAGSATAWYGLSDTELELREDIIAAFNEESSHTIKGGNIAEMQDRTTSAIPAGQGPETFQWAHDWVGDYYERGFVVDQSDELSVDLDQFTSAAAGAVQTDDAIVGLPFSAETVTLIYNADIVDKPPETFEEMAASMEAYHDSANGKYGLAMPFNPYFISGIAQAFGGRYFDPESDPVVGLDSEETVRGFEFMLDNLVPYMPNDPGFEPQQATFAEGNAAFAVNGPWYLATLNDSDINYEVTTFPSMDGGEFTPLSGIKMWYFSKAMEEGDVDATAGREFIEWFVTNEDHLLTRAEEQGHIPVLSSLAGSDDLPGPVRAYSEAVDQGIPMPTDPRMSDVFAALEEPVVQIFNGSQSPAQALAGAADEARSNWE, from the coding sequence ATGGGATTCGATCGGAGAACACTGTTGAAGCACATTGGTGCAACGGGAACGATCGCAGCAGTCGGCGGCTGTGTTGGCGTCGAGGAACAGGGAACAGATGCTGATGCCGGCGGGGGCGAGAGCAGCAACGGTACCGACAGTACAACAGAGGAGCCCGCCGGATCGGCAACGGCCTGGTACGGCCTCTCCGACACGGAGCTCGAACTCCGCGAAGACATCATCGCGGCATTCAACGAGGAGTCCAGCCACACGATCAAGGGAGGGAATATCGCCGAGATGCAAGACCGGACGACGAGCGCGATCCCTGCCGGACAGGGACCGGAAACGTTCCAGTGGGCCCACGACTGGGTCGGTGATTACTACGAACGCGGGTTCGTCGTCGACCAGAGTGACGAGCTGTCCGTCGACCTCGACCAGTTCACCAGTGCAGCGGCTGGTGCCGTCCAGACCGACGATGCGATCGTCGGGCTCCCCTTTTCGGCGGAGACGGTGACGCTAATCTACAACGCAGACATCGTGGACAAACCACCGGAGACGTTCGAGGAAATGGCAGCAAGTATGGAAGCGTACCACGATTCGGCCAACGGGAAGTACGGGCTAGCCATGCCGTTCAACCCCTACTTTATCAGCGGGATCGCACAGGCGTTTGGCGGCCGCTACTTCGATCCCGAAAGCGACCCAGTGGTTGGTCTCGATTCTGAGGAGACGGTCCGTGGATTCGAGTTTATGCTCGACAATCTCGTCCCATATATGCCGAACGACCCAGGCTTCGAACCCCAGCAGGCAACGTTCGCAGAGGGCAACGCGGCCTTCGCAGTCAACGGTCCGTGGTATCTTGCCACACTCAACGACAGCGACATCAACTACGAGGTGACGACCTTCCCGTCGATGGACGGCGGTGAGTTCACTCCACTGAGCGGGATCAAGATGTGGTACTTCTCGAAGGCAATGGAAGAGGGAGATGTCGACGCGACGGCAGGACGCGAGTTCATCGAGTGGTTCGTGACCAACGAGGACCACCTACTCACCAGAGCCGAAGAACAGGGCCACATTCCAGTCCTCTCGTCGCTCGCCGGCAGCGACGATCTCCCCGGCCCAGTCCGGGCCTACTCGGAGGCCGTCGATCAGGGTATCCCGATGCCGACGGATCCTCGTATGAGCGACGTGTTCGCAGCGCTGGAGGAACCAGTCGTCCAGATTTTCAACGGAAGTCAGAGCCCAGCACAAGCACTTGCCGGGGCCGCCGACGAGGCTCGAAGTAACTGGGAGTAA